Proteins found in one Zea mays cultivar B73 chromosome 1, Zm-B73-REFERENCE-NAM-5.0, whole genome shotgun sequence genomic segment:
- the LOC103637601 gene encoding RING-H2 finger protein ATL80 — MLRLSYSRRLLQSSSDSGGAIPDPNPKRIPGIPPADPPAAVNSDVVVILAALLCALICVVGLAAVARCARSRRNRGAGAGGDGAPASPSSDGGSGHRHHAHHQATGASAAATTTTATASAAAASKGLKKKALKALPRLAYADAVAAAAAARGAAPAAEGEEEQELLAECAICLAEFGEREEVRVMPQCGHGFHVACVDTWLRSNSSCPSCRRPIVLDDPAPPKRCRKCEAVVLEAVLAASSSSSAAASGGRGGGGFLP; from the coding sequence ATGCTCCGGCTGTCGTACTCGCGGCGCCTCCTCCAGAGCAGCAGCGACAGCGGCGGCGCCATCCCCGACCCGAACCCCAAACGCATCCCGGGCATCCCGCCCGCCGACCCGCCCGCGGCCGTCAACTCCGATGTGGTGGTGATCCTCGCCGCGCTGCTCTGCGCGCTGATCTGCGTCGTGGGGCTCGCCGCCGTCGCCCGCTGCGCCCGATCCCGGCGCAACAGGGGCGCTGGCGCGGGGGGCGACGGCGCCCCGGCTTCCCCCTCGAGCGACGGCGGCAGCGGGCACCGCCACCACGCGCACCACCAGGCCACCGGCGCGAGCGCGGCCGCCACGACCACGACCGCGACCGCGAGCGCGGCCGCCGCCAGCAAGGGGCTGAAGAAGAAGGCGCTGAAGGCGCTTCCGAGGCTGGCGTACGCGGACGCGGTGGCGGCGGCCGCGGCGGCCCGGGGCGCGGCGCCGGCGGCGGAGGGCGAGGAGGAGCAGGAGCTGCTGGCGGAGTGCGCCATCTGCCTGGCGGAGTTCGGCGAGCGGGAGGAGGTGCGCGTGATGCCGCAGTGCGGGCACGGGTTCCATGTCGCGTGCGTCGACACCTGGCTGCGCTCCAACTCGTCCTGCCCGTCCTGCCGCCGCCCCATCGTCCTGGACGACCCGGCGCCGCCCAAGCGGTGCCGCAAGTGCGAGGCCGTCGTCCTGGAGGCCGTCCTCGCCGCCTCCTCgtcctcctccgccgccgccaGCGGAGGCCGCGGCGGTGGCGGGTTCTTGCCGTAG